A genome region from Gallus gallus isolate bGalGal1 chromosome 9, bGalGal1.mat.broiler.GRCg7b, whole genome shotgun sequence includes the following:
- the FAM188B2 gene encoding inactive ubiquitin carboxyl-terminal hydrolase MINDY-4B isoform X6, with the protein MDMATALRTLLLGNASRTFSQDWAGAYFRFREPRSDLAYALEAEKGGTRAIVMAVQANIIKYLLFMKNTEHTHLERLCKISQKEQGEALAAALADSLWAAGDGRRATVCLLTAATHCSPPAGYKADSFTERIHLFEFPEKAAAQEFIFDHIGCFRDEGSHGLILFLYSLLFSRTLERVQEELCAATPHLLECSSGNVSCTQALLLLVLAGRTQPGQRSEVGFLRWGGEEAEHRLSPVGSMLKTPKFPIWLCSINGTHSVLFGTNQLLLSDWKMEHVFHLYFYNGQHKQTRTAHLTIGVCPTPPGHCAVGITYRCVQDCLCAQLCTSSPSHSPCCTHTLMRTYSTHLYFPTQEQSAPRHPHSPGAPHTFRTVLHFQIPTHITGKRAAVRLRAARGGGLRHWRWPSGPSGPGRPSGGTAHSPSSELPPTTAPPPAPGAGPSLAPPQPSAGAGRGKETAWQRGHFLPGRDVQEIKVCHESADHSERLSNIKC; encoded by the exons GGAGGAACGAGAGCCATTGTGATGGCTGTGCAGGCGAACATCATTAAATACCTGCTCTTCATGAAGAACACAGAACATACTCATCTGGAGAG aCTGTGCAAAATCAGCCAGAAGGAGCAAGGAGAGGCCCTGGCTGCAGCGCTGGCGGACAGCCTGTGGGCAGCAGGGGACGGCCGGAGAGCCACCGTCTGCCTCCTCACTGCAGCCACCCACTGCTCCCCTCCTGCGGGCTACAAAGCCGACAGCTTCACTGAGCGG ATCCACCTGTTCGAGTTCCCcgagaaagcagcagctcaggagtTCATCTTTGACCATATTGGCTGT TTCCGAGATGAAGGAAGTCACGGACTGATCCTGTTCTTATACAGCTTACTTTTCTCTAGGACGCTGGAGCG GGTCCAggaggagctgtgtgctgcaacGCCACATCTGTTGGAATGCAGTTCTGGAAACGTCAGCTGCACGCAG gcGCTGCTCCTGCTCGTCCTGGCGGGCCGCACGCAGCCCGGGCAGCGCAGCGAGGTGGGCTTCCTGCGCTGGGGCGGAGAGGAGGCCGAGCACCGCCTGTCCCCG GTTGGCAGCATGCTGAAAACTCCCAAGTTCCCTATCTGGCTGTGCAGCATCAACGGGACTCACAGTGTCCTCTTTGGCACCAACCAGCTGCTCCTGTCCGACTGGAAGATGGAGCACGTCTTTCACCTGTACTTCTACAACGGGCAGCACAAGCAGACGAGAACAGCCCACCTGACCATAGGTGTGTGCCCGACCCCCCCAGGGCACTGCGCTGTGGGCATCACGTACAGATGTGTGCAGGACTGCCTatgtgcacagctctgcacgTCCAGCCCCTCACACAGCCCATGCTGCACCCACACACTGATGCGCACATACAGCACACATTTGTATTTTCCCACCCAGGAGCAAAGTGCCCCCAGGCACCCGCACTCCCCCGGAGCCCCACACACCTTCAGAACTGTGCTTCACTTCCAGATACCCACTCACATCACTGGGAAGAGGGCCGCTGTGAGGCTGCGAGCAGCCCGGGGAGGAGGGCTCCGTCACTGGAGATGGCCATCAGGACCAAGTGGCCCGGGGCGGCCGTCGGGTGGAACGGCACACAGCCCTTCTTCTGAGCTGCCCCCCACCAcagcaccaccaccagcaccaggaGCAGGGCCATCGCTGGCACCGCCACAGCCCTCAGCCGGAGCTGGCAGGGGAAAGGAAACAGCATGGCAACGTGGTCATTTCCTCCCAGGcagagatgttcaagaaataaAAGTGTGTCATGAAAGTGCTGACCACAGTGAGAGGTTAAGTAATATTAAGTGCTGA
- the FAM188B2 gene encoding inactive ubiquitin carboxyl-terminal hydrolase MINDY-4B isoform X7 gives MEENLQLLWGGTRAIVMAVQANIIKYLLFMKNTEHTHLERLCKISQKEQGEALAAALADSLWAAGDGRRATVCLLTAATHCSPPAGYKADSFTERIHLFEFPEKAAAQEFIFDHIGCFRDEGSHGLILFLYSLLFSRTLERVQEELCAATPHLLECSSGNVSCTQALLLLVLAGRTQPGQRSEVGFLRWGGEEAEHRLSPVGSMLKTPKFPIWLCSINGTHSVLFGTNQLLLSDWKMEHVFHLYFYNGQHKQTRTAHLTIGVCPTPPGHCAVGITYRCVQDCLCAQLCTSSPSHSPCCTHTLMRTYSTHLYFPTQEQSAPRHPHSPGAPHTFRTVLHFQIPTHITGKRAAVRLRAARGGGLRHWRWPSGPSGPGRPSGGTAHSPSSELPPTTAPPPAPGAGPSLAPPQPSAGAGRGKETAWQRGHFLPGRDVQEIKVCHESADHSERLSNIKC, from the exons GGAGGAACGAGAGCCATTGTGATGGCTGTGCAGGCGAACATCATTAAATACCTGCTCTTCATGAAGAACACAGAACATACTCATCTGGAGAG aCTGTGCAAAATCAGCCAGAAGGAGCAAGGAGAGGCCCTGGCTGCAGCGCTGGCGGACAGCCTGTGGGCAGCAGGGGACGGCCGGAGAGCCACCGTCTGCCTCCTCACTGCAGCCACCCACTGCTCCCCTCCTGCGGGCTACAAAGCCGACAGCTTCACTGAGCGG ATCCACCTGTTCGAGTTCCCcgagaaagcagcagctcaggagtTCATCTTTGACCATATTGGCTGT TTCCGAGATGAAGGAAGTCACGGACTGATCCTGTTCTTATACAGCTTACTTTTCTCTAGGACGCTGGAGCG GGTCCAggaggagctgtgtgctgcaacGCCACATCTGTTGGAATGCAGTTCTGGAAACGTCAGCTGCACGCAG gcGCTGCTCCTGCTCGTCCTGGCGGGCCGCACGCAGCCCGGGCAGCGCAGCGAGGTGGGCTTCCTGCGCTGGGGCGGAGAGGAGGCCGAGCACCGCCTGTCCCCG GTTGGCAGCATGCTGAAAACTCCCAAGTTCCCTATCTGGCTGTGCAGCATCAACGGGACTCACAGTGTCCTCTTTGGCACCAACCAGCTGCTCCTGTCCGACTGGAAGATGGAGCACGTCTTTCACCTGTACTTCTACAACGGGCAGCACAAGCAGACGAGAACAGCCCACCTGACCATAGGTGTGTGCCCGACCCCCCCAGGGCACTGCGCTGTGGGCATCACGTACAGATGTGTGCAGGACTGCCTatgtgcacagctctgcacgTCCAGCCCCTCACACAGCCCATGCTGCACCCACACACTGATGCGCACATACAGCACACATTTGTATTTTCCCACCCAGGAGCAAAGTGCCCCCAGGCACCCGCACTCCCCCGGAGCCCCACACACCTTCAGAACTGTGCTTCACTTCCAGATACCCACTCACATCACTGGGAAGAGGGCCGCTGTGAGGCTGCGAGCAGCCCGGGGAGGAGGGCTCCGTCACTGGAGATGGCCATCAGGACCAAGTGGCCCGGGGCGGCCGTCGGGTGGAACGGCACACAGCCCTTCTTCTGAGCTGCCCCCCACCAcagcaccaccaccagcaccaggaGCAGGGCCATCGCTGGCACCGCCACAGCCCTCAGCCGGAGCTGGCAGGGGAAAGGAAACAGCATGGCAACGTGGTCATTTCCTCCCAGGcagagatgttcaagaaataaAAGTGTGTCATGAAAGTGCTGACCACAGTGAGAGGTTAAGTAATATTAAGTGCTGA